Proteins from a single region of Enoplosus armatus isolate fEnoArm2 chromosome 6, fEnoArm2.hap1, whole genome shotgun sequence:
- the best1 gene encoding bestrophin-4 codes for MTVTYSRRVADAGLGTFFHLLLRWKGSIYKLLYRELIIFTLLYYFFSIVYRFVLNDDQKRLFEKLSIYCDRYAELIPVSFVLGFYVTLVVSRWWGQFENVPWPDRLAALVGGHVRGADEASRLTRRTLMRYANLSGVLIYRSVSTAVYKRFPTVEHLVQAGLMTSEELRHLEDLPSPHNKFWVPCMWFVSLALRARTEGRINNDVALSAILSELNSLRAKCMKLYGYDWISLPLVYTQVVTVAVYSFFLACLIGRQFLDPAQGYPGHDLDFYLPVFTLLQFFFYVGWLKVAEQLINPFGEDDDDFETNWLVDRNLQVSLLSVDEMYDSLPLVERDMYWNESEPQPPYTAASAEHRKPSFMGSALDISVPKEEMEFQSNLEQIKEHEEANYSTPLIGGLGRLLGVQSPNFPRSSRVSLLRRRPGAPLSRFPLYLHPEAPSTPSQARQPLNHERDPDYAFSTMPLYERPGFYSCPQTPIHCVPPAVPRPRPARRTQNEWDRSCSSLAPPTVGSQLLPPDTPNHVPPPPSSAFPWLSEDGELPSAPTFSFPDPPPELCPISKLRPGHGLLSRRPPPPRLNLDPLPSADSQPGPPSARAAGSGGERVFSFTPPSRTAAANPSNPNSSSSSINATSTNSAGTTGSLCNGTSHSNFSNHGNFSANVRTTSNGGTNGGLSNNMNTVSTSASSQQETNQQNSPNDSGISLAEGDLLGVLVDSGANKAAGGREQD; via the exons atgacAGTAACGTACTCTCGCAGGGTTGCTGATGCAGGTTTGGGAACCTTCTTTCACCTGCTTCTGCGGTGGAAAGGCAGCATCTATAAACTGCTCTACAGAGAGCTCATCATCTTCACTCTTCTCTACTACTTCTTCAGTATTGTTTACAG GTTTGTGTTAAATGATGACCAGAAGAGGCTGTTTGAGAAGCTGTCAATATACTGTGACCGCTATGCAGAGCTCATCCCCGTGTCGTTTGTGCTGG GTTTCTATGTCACCTTGGTCGTGTCCCGTTGGTGGGGCCAGTTTGAGAATGTCCCCTGGCCGGACCGCTTGGCAGCATTAGTGGGTGGTCATGTTCGAGGAGCCGACGAGGCCTCCAGGCTGACCCGACGAACTCTGATGCGATACGCCAACCTCTCTGGTGTGCTCATCTACCGCTCTGTCAGCACAGCCGTCTACAAGAGGTTTCCCACCGTGGAGCATCTGGTGCAGGCAG GTTTGATGACATCAGAGGAGCTGAGGCACCTGGAGGACTTGCCCTCTCCTCACAACAAGTTCTGGGTTCCCTGCATGTGGTTCGTCAGCCTGGCTCTGAGGGCTCGGACAGAGGGTCGCATCAACAACGACGTGGCACTCTCAGCCATTCTCTCT gAGTTGAATAGTTTACGGGCAAAGTGTATGAAGCTGTACGGTTACGACTGGATCAGCCTGCCTCTTGTCTATACTCAG GTGGTGACAGTGGCGGTCTACAGCTTCTTCCTGGCTTGTCTGATTGGGCGTCAGTTCTTGGATCCAGCTCAGGGTTACCCTGGTCATGATCTGGACTTCTATCTGCCTGTTTTCACCCTGCTGCAGTTTTTCTTCTATGTTGGCTGGCTGAAG GTGGCTGAGCAACTCATAAATCCTTTTGGTGAAGATGATGACGATTTTGAAACAAACTGGCTTGTTGATCGCAATTTACAG GTGTCCTTGTTGTCTGTGGATGAGATGTACGACAGCCTGCCTCTGGTTGAGAGGGACATGTACTGGAATGAGTCTGAACCTCAGCCTCCCTACACTGCTGCCAGTGCTGAACACCGCAAACCCTCCTTCATGGGCTCAGCCCTGGATATCAG TGTTCCTAAAGAGGAGATGGAGTTTCAGTCCAATCTGGAGCAAATCAAAGAACATGAGGAAGCCAACTACTCCACCCCGCTGATTGGAGGTCTGGGTCGTCTTCTCGGTGTCCAGTCCCCTAACTTCCCTCGCTCCTCCCGGGTCTCCCTGCTGCGGCGCCGCCCTGGAGCTCCACTGAGCCGCTTTCCTCTTTACCTGCACCCAGAGGCACCATCAACTCCGAGTCAAGCCCGCCAGCCTTTGAACCATGAGCGAGATCCAGACTATGCCTTCTCCACCATGCCCTTGTATGAGAGACCAGGTTTCTACAGCTGCCCTCAAACACCCATCCACTGCGTGCCCCCTGCGGTGCCCCGCCCTCGACCTGCCCGGCGAACTCAGAACGAGTGGGACCGCAGCTGCAGCTCCCTCGCTCCTCCGACAGTGGGCTCACAGCTGCTGCCTCCCGACACCCCCAACCACGTCCCCCCACCGCCGTCCTCTGCTTTCCCCTGGCTGAGTGAGGACGGTGAGCTGCCAAGCGCCCCTACCTTCTCCTTCCCTGACCCTCCACCTGAACTCTGCCCAATATCTAAACTCAGACCTGGACACGGCCTTTTGTCTCGCCGCCCCCCACCTCCCCGCCTTAATCTGGACCCCCTTCCCTCAGCTGACAGCCAGCCCGGACCCCCAAGTGCTCGGGCAGCAGGAAGCGGAGGAGAAAGGGTGTTCTCCTTCACTCCTCCTTCtcgcacagcagcagcaaatccCAGTAATCCCAACAGCAGCTCTAGCAGCATTAATGCAACAAGCACCAACAGCGCTGGCACAACAGGAAGTCTCTGCAACGGTACAAGTCACAGTAATTTTAGTAACCATGGGAACTTCAGTGCCAACGTGAGGACAACAAGCAACGGGGGCACCAACGGCGGGCTGagcaacaacatgaacacagtTTCCACTTCAGCGTCATCGCAGCAAGAAACCAATCAGCAAAACTCACCAAATGATTCAGGAATCTCATTGGCTGAAGGGGACCTGCTGGGCGTTTTGGTGGACAGTGGGGCGAACAAGGcggcaggagggagggagcaggacTGA